A region from the Leptotrichia sp. OH3620_COT-345 genome encodes:
- a CDS encoding autotransporter outer membrane beta-barrel domain-containing protein, translating to MKKKLIIFILLTILKHNQIYATLYPDQNNNADPRKNYRITGNIITPGDLNSDTVISIQPNKYAVLLGKEDTDNPVNINIEYSGNKNRKIININSGTLINEFSINRGIIKGINKSNFNFEGVSIQKGKFRNEGILEISGKKATGINVTNTAEIQNAGNISVKDKAKGVFLNFSDLKFENSGKVSVTGAGSVGITGNKNKKVDILSTRNGIIEVKDKATGVSLENKMFFRNEGEINVFSNEKLTSGSEAIGVNINSEDKNSFENYGTVNVSGTGKNPYSGYNSKGIFINNEKGSAANFGKINVGSTGIGVISKGNFENNGIINVDGKSVGINILKRTTVPTEKTVNNQVINIKGESYGVQAAGNANFENTATGNIFVEEGATGIVASKETKKSDNGIIINKGNIFVSGERSTGIQANDNREIISLGTVEVEGKKYTSGIKASGRNSLVINEGRIIHRGDERNTSNAAVSQMMGTVENKGEIEILSGKLSSGMAVSENSFGINSGTGKIHVNEGVGIKTDKNGISVNKGEIILKGEKATGVQLGNAAFINDGGKIIGDKSGNAIFSRSLTDNTVILKNAVSINGKIIGNSGADSLFFENAVAEGLTVEEYNSLNLSGNSFVRNSEISLESSKNAQNYTEKMKTDLIKGGYINGQSGTLTLENSVLTLNKKEGVPIYINGNAVIFKGRMNLSFKGEGKEFSVSEYLGGIKVDGSEAEFQDSLVWTYRKKENNDVILGKNKYSDVSGNINLSEFAQYLENERNKSRISGDLDKIIGEMEQLKDRKVFNDVLSQISGVVHGYVADSALINFGLFEKISLKKTFSRDIMRNRPLNSTTHDIFHINDTGNFSGVINAGKKEKGIVGIWEKHIVRNNRLGFIFGATERTLDFKKNNGGKAETDTVYFGGYYDYALNSGLSFLTTVGTAYSHNSVKREININDKNYTFNSSYPVIVLGAGSKIIYTPVEKNMFRVSIYAGINFKKIFQGNINEERERVSAKASNLTIKNVPVNEKSYNSVKPNIGINVEKNGIFLNRVYRLGFGTGFETEKGNINKFKHYKLQGLSSEHKVKSVNLKNIFYYNVNLAFGLTENLSLTLNYRHSKGKEYKSDRVEAGFEYKGDVFRNNILNSIAAKLNNSKKVSRWRKTVGFTLDSEDPSDRSYYYGNVLSAGDYSKSSDYKPLIWLTLTDTKSKISYYFEGFYKDNGMFQGKNDREDKVSSNRLFGEIRYRNTFSKGNYGLNFGYKSENSRRPKNYKKKDYYVSKTGFHEFKLDANFSYNLGNGYFLNGKTTGMADIYYKGERKGQKDYKLENQYGFVYNGFSPKWKLQLMYFREDRFFDKRNNVERYISEQLRPAVTYNFGNGDNVVLDMRLPLGKGAVYKTTGTKEKKSETYEYRYGIKYTKNIIPGLNVFVSMSVSDIKVKNTDEKSGKFGEKTGNHIFRQSIGLNYSF from the coding sequence ATGAAAAAAAAGCTTATAATTTTTATACTTTTAACAATATTAAAGCATAATCAGATATATGCGACGCTTTATCCTGATCAGAACAATAATGCGGACCCGAGAAAAAATTACCGTATAACGGGAAATATTATAACTCCGGGAGATTTAAACAGTGATACGGTAATAAGTATTCAACCTAATAAATATGCCGTACTTCTCGGAAAAGAAGATACGGATAATCCCGTAAACATAAATATTGAATATTCAGGAAACAAAAACAGAAAAATTATAAATATAAATTCAGGAACATTAATTAATGAATTCAGCATAAATCGAGGAATTATAAAAGGAATTAATAAAAGCAACTTTAATTTTGAAGGAGTTTCCATACAGAAGGGAAAATTCAGGAATGAAGGAATTCTTGAAATTTCAGGAAAGAAAGCAACAGGTATAAATGTTACGAATACGGCGGAAATACAAAATGCAGGGAATATTTCCGTCAAAGATAAAGCAAAAGGTGTATTCCTTAATTTTAGCGATTTGAAGTTTGAAAATTCCGGAAAAGTGTCTGTTACAGGGGCAGGGAGTGTCGGAATAACGGGGAATAAAAATAAAAAAGTCGATATACTGTCGACTCGGAACGGAATAATAGAAGTAAAAGATAAAGCAACGGGAGTTTCTCTGGAAAATAAAATGTTTTTCAGAAATGAAGGAGAGATAAATGTATTTTCTAACGAAAAACTTACGTCAGGCTCGGAAGCAATAGGAGTAAATATAAACTCCGAAGATAAAAATTCCTTTGAAAACTATGGAACGGTAAATGTGAGCGGAACGGGAAAAAATCCCTACAGCGGATACAACTCAAAAGGAATATTTATAAATAACGAAAAAGGAAGTGCAGCCAATTTCGGAAAAATAAACGTCGGGAGTACGGGAATAGGAGTAATATCCAAAGGAAACTTTGAAAATAACGGAATTATAAATGTAGACGGAAAATCTGTCGGAATAAATATATTGAAGAGAACAACGGTTCCTACGGAAAAAACAGTCAATAATCAGGTAATTAACATTAAAGGAGAAAGCTACGGAGTACAGGCGGCAGGAAATGCGAATTTTGAAAATACGGCAACAGGCAATATTTTTGTAGAAGAAGGAGCTACAGGAATAGTTGCATCCAAAGAAACAAAAAAATCCGATAACGGTATTATAATAAATAAAGGAAATATATTTGTTTCAGGAGAGAGAAGTACGGGAATACAGGCAAATGACAACAGGGAAATCATATCCTTAGGAACGGTGGAAGTGGAAGGCAAAAAATATACTTCGGGAATTAAAGCTTCAGGAAGAAATTCCCTCGTTATAAATGAGGGAAGAATAATTCACAGAGGAGACGAAAGGAATACTTCCAATGCTGCTGTGTCTCAAATGATGGGGACGGTCGAAAATAAAGGTGAGATAGAAATTCTGAGCGGAAAACTTTCTTCCGGAATGGCAGTGAGTGAAAACTCATTCGGAATAAATTCGGGAACGGGAAAAATACATGTAAATGAAGGTGTCGGAATAAAAACGGATAAAAACGGTATCTCAGTAAATAAAGGAGAAATAATATTAAAAGGTGAAAAAGCGACGGGAGTGCAGCTCGGAAATGCCGCTTTTATAAATGACGGAGGGAAAATTATCGGAGATAAATCGGGAAATGCAATATTTTCAAGATCCTTAACGGATAATACGGTCATATTGAAAAATGCCGTTTCTATAAATGGAAAAATCATAGGAAACAGCGGAGCTGATTCACTGTTTTTTGAAAATGCCGTTGCCGAAGGGCTGACTGTTGAAGAATATAATTCACTGAACTTAAGCGGAAATTCATTTGTCCGAAATTCGGAAATATCTTTGGAAAGCAGTAAAAATGCACAGAATTATACAGAAAAAATGAAGACGGATTTAATAAAAGGCGGGTATATAAACGGGCAGTCGGGAACTTTGACACTGGAAAATTCGGTTCTCACTTTAAATAAAAAGGAAGGCGTTCCTATATATATCAATGGGAATGCAGTAATATTCAAAGGAAGGATGAATCTCTCCTTTAAAGGCGAAGGGAAGGAATTTTCGGTTTCAGAGTATTTAGGCGGAATAAAAGTGGACGGAAGTGAGGCCGAATTTCAGGACAGTCTTGTATGGACTTACAGAAAAAAAGAAAATAATGATGTAATTCTCGGTAAAAACAAATATTCGGATGTAAGTGGAAACATTAATTTAAGTGAATTTGCACAATATTTGGAAAATGAAAGGAATAAAAGCAGGATATCAGGGGATCTGGATAAAATTATCGGAGAAATGGAGCAGTTAAAAGACAGGAAAGTTTTTAACGATGTATTGTCCCAGATTTCAGGAGTTGTCCATGGATATGTTGCAGATTCTGCACTTATAAATTTCGGGCTGTTTGAAAAAATAAGCCTGAAAAAAACTTTTTCAAGAGACATTATGAGAAACAGACCTTTAAATTCCACAACTCATGATATATTTCATATAAATGATACCGGAAATTTTTCAGGTGTAATAAATGCAGGAAAAAAGGAAAAGGGAATTGTAGGAATATGGGAAAAGCACATAGTGAGAAATAATAGGCTCGGATTTATTTTCGGGGCTACAGAAAGAACATTGGATTTTAAAAAGAATAACGGAGGAAAAGCCGAAACGGATACCGTATATTTCGGAGGTTATTATGATTATGCCTTAAACAGCGGACTTTCTTTTCTGACTACTGTAGGAACTGCATATTCCCATAATTCCGTTAAAAGGGAAATCAATATTAACGATAAAAATTATACTTTTAATTCCAGTTATCCCGTAATAGTTTTAGGAGCAGGTTCAAAAATAATTTATACTCCTGTGGAAAAAAATATGTTCAGAGTTTCAATATATGCAGGAATTAATTTTAAAAAAATATTTCAGGGGAATATAAATGAAGAGAGGGAGAGAGTTTCAGCAAAAGCAAGTAATTTAACAATAAAAAATGTTCCTGTGAATGAAAAAAGTTATAATTCCGTCAAGCCGAACATAGGAATAAATGTAGAAAAAAACGGAATATTTCTGAACAGAGTTTACAGACTGGGGTTCGGTACAGGCTTTGAAACCGAAAAAGGGAACATAAACAAATTCAAGCATTATAAACTGCAGGGACTTAGCAGTGAACATAAAGTAAAATCAGTAAACCTGAAAAATATATTTTACTATAATGTAAATTTAGCTTTCGGTTTGACTGAAAATTTGTCACTGACTTTAAATTACAGGCATTCAAAAGGAAAAGAATATAAATCCGACAGAGTGGAAGCAGGATTTGAGTATAAGGGAGATGTTTTCAGAAACAATATACTGAACAGTATAGCTGCTAAACTGAATAACAGTAAAAAAGTTTCAAGATGGAGAAAAACAGTAGGATTTACTCTTGATTCCGAAGATCCTTCGGACAGATCCTATTATTACGGAAATGTTCTTTCGGCAGGAGATTATTCCAAATCTTCAGATTATAAACCGTTAATATGGCTGACGCTGACAGATACAAAATCAAAAATATCCTATTATTTTGAAGGATTTTACAAGGACAACGGAATGTTTCAGGGAAAAAACGACAGAGAAGATAAAGTTTCTTCAAACCGTCTGTTTGGAGAAATCAGATATAGAAATACTTTTTCAAAGGGAAATTACGGTCTGAATTTCGGATATAAGTCCGAAAATTCCCGAAGGCCCAAAAATTATAAAAAAAAGGATTACTACGTATCAAAAACGGGTTTCCATGAATTTAAACTGGACGCAAATTTTTCATATAACTTAGGGAACGGATATTTCCTTAACGGAAAAACTACAGGAATGGCGGATATTTATTATAAAGGAGAAAGAAAAGGTCAGAAGGATTATAAACTGGAAAATCAGTACGGTTTTGTATATAACGGATTTTCTCCCAAATGGAAATTACAGCTGATGTACTTCAGAGAAGACAGATTTTTTGACAAAAGAAACAATGTTGAAAGATATATTTCCGAACAGCTGAGACCTGCAGTAACATATAATTTCGGAAATGGAGACAATGTCGTTTTGGACATGAGGCTGCCTTTGGGAAAAGGTGCAGTATATAAGACAACAGGAACAAAAGAGAAAAAATCCGAAACATATGAATACAGATACGGAATAAAGTATACAAAAAATATAATTCCCGGACTTAATGTATTTGTTTCGATGTCCGTATCCGATATAAAAGTTAAGAATACCGATGAAAAAAGCGGTAAATTCGGTGAAAAAACGGGAAATCACATATTCAGACAAAGTATCGGATTAAATTACAGTTTTTAA